From a single Candidatus Omnitrophota bacterium genomic region:
- the uvrB gene encoding excinuclease ABC subunit UvrB — MAKFKLVSSFKPEGDQPQAIKELSEGLLGGKRCQTLLGVTGSGKTFTMANVIEKTGKPVLVISHNKTLAAQLYSEFKEFFPENAVEYFVSYYDYYQPEAYIPQTDIYIEKDSSINDRLDRLRLAATSSLMSRDDVIIVASVSCIYNLGSPEDYSNMMVVLDKGQKIDRDEVLRRLLSIQYERNDIEFIRGKVRVRGDTVEIFPAYSERAIRVSMFGDEIEKITEFDPVSQKIISQIDRAAVYPAKHFLTSPPKIEEAIKMIKEELAERLEDLRSKGKLLEAQRLESRTKYDMEMLQEIGYCHGVENYSRHLSGKPAGARPYCLIDYFRKDFLMIIDESHVTIPQIRGMYEGDRSRKKTLVEFGFRLPSCLDNRPLRFDEFETLMKEAVFASATPSEYEILKSGAKVVEQLIRPTGLVDPEIIIKPTEGQVDDIILQVRERAKKKERVLVTTLTKRMAEDLSAYLEDLGLRVKYIHSDIDTIERVKILKELRQGMFDCLVGVNLLREGLDLPEVTLVAILDADKEGFLRSETSLIQLSGRAARHINGRVIMYADNITGSLKRAIDETNRRRALQLEYNKENNITPKSIQKAIREGIEMLQEAEEVEMEAVGVKADGYETEKIIEELEYEMDLAARNLQFEKAAVMRDKIAELRKRLNG; from the coding sequence ATGGCGAAGTTCAAGCTCGTATCATCTTTTAAGCCCGAGGGCGACCAGCCCCAGGCTATAAAGGAGTTATCCGAAGGGCTTCTGGGCGGAAAGCGCTGCCAGACGCTCCTGGGCGTCACCGGCTCGGGCAAGACTTTCACGATGGCCAATGTCATCGAAAAGACCGGCAAACCCGTCCTCGTCATCTCCCACAATAAGACCCTCGCCGCACAGCTTTACAGTGAATTCAAGGAATTCTTCCCGGAGAACGCCGTAGAATATTTCGTCAGTTATTACGATTACTACCAGCCCGAAGCGTATATCCCGCAGACAGACATCTATATAGAAAAAGACTCTTCGATAAACGACCGGCTCGACCGGCTGCGCCTTGCCGCGACATCTTCGCTTATGTCCAGGGACGATGTGATCATTGTCGCCAGCGTATCCTGCATCTACAACCTCGGTTCGCCGGAGGATTATTCGAACATGATGGTCGTGCTCGATAAGGGCCAAAAGATAGACCGCGACGAGGTCCTGCGCAGGTTATTGAGCATACAGTACGAGCGCAACGACATCGAGTTCATCCGCGGCAAGGTCCGCGTCCGCGGCGATACGGTCGAGATATTCCCGGCGTATTCGGAGAGGGCAATAAGGGTATCGATGTTCGGCGACGAGATAGAGAAGATAACCGAGTTCGACCCTGTCTCCCAGAAGATAATATCCCAGATCGACCGCGCGGCGGTCTATCCGGCGAAACATTTCCTGACCTCGCCGCCGAAGATAGAAGAAGCGATAAAAATGATAAAAGAGGAACTCGCCGAACGGCTTGAGGATCTCCGCTCCAAAGGAAAACTGCTTGAGGCCCAGCGCCTTGAGAGCCGCACGAAATACGACATGGAGATGCTGCAGGAGATCGGGTATTGCCACGGCGTCGAGAACTATTCGCGGCATTTGAGCGGAAAGCCGGCGGGCGCGCGGCCGTATTGCCTCATAGATTATTTCCGGAAGGATTTCCTGATGATAATAGACGAGTCGCACGTCACCATCCCGCAGATAAGGGGGATGTATGAAGGCGATCGCTCGCGCAAAAAGACCCTCGTTGAATTCGGTTTCCGCCTGCCGTCGTGCCTAGACAACAGGCCGCTCCGTTTCGACGAGTTCGAGACGCTGATGAAAGAGGCGGTATTCGCGTCCGCGACGCCGTCCGAATACGAGATATTGAAATCCGGCGCGAAGGTCGTCGAGCAGCTCATCCGCCCGACAGGCCTCGTCGACCCGGAGATAATAATCAAGCCGACCGAAGGCCAGGTCGACGACATCATACTGCAAGTGCGCGAACGCGCGAAGAAGAAGGAACGCGTCCTCGTCACGACGCTTACCAAGCGCATGGCAGAGGACCTCTCGGCGTATCTTGAGGACCTCGGCCTGCGCGTGAAATATATCCACTCGGATATCGACACGATAGAGAGGGTAAAGATACTCAAGGAACTGCGCCAGGGCATGTTCGACTGCCTTGTCGGGGTCAACCTTTTGAGGGAGGGGTTGGACCTGCCCGAGGTCACGCTCGTCGCCATACTCGACGCCGATAAAGAGGGGTTTTTGCGGTCCGAAACGTCGCTTATCCAGCTTTCAGGGCGCGCGGCGCGCCATATAAACGGCCGGGTCATAATGTATGCCGATAACATCACCGGCTCGCTCAAGCGCGCAATCGACGAAACAAACCGTAGACGCGCGCTGCAATTGGAGTATAATAAGGAGAATAATATCACGCCGAAGTCAATACAGAAAGCCATCAGAGAAGGTATTGAAATGCTCCAGGAAGCCGAAGAAGTCGAGATGGAGGCGGTAGGCGTCAAGGCTGATGGGTATGAGACAGAAAAGATTATAGAGGAACTCGAATACGAAATGGACCTCGCCGCGCGCAACCTGCAATTCGAAAAAGCCGCGGTCATGAGGGATAAGATCGCGGAATTAAGGAAGAGATTGAATGGATGA